CCACGGTTCCGTCCAGGACGTCGAACAGCGCCGTGAGCCCCAGCACCCAGCCGGCCACGGAGATATGCCCCATGGCGTAGATCACCCCGGCCGTCATGGAGCAGATCGTCCCAACCGTGGTGATCGCGTTGGGGTTGATGCGTCGACGCACCATCCAGTCCGCCACCGGGGCGATCACCCGGAGGTAACCGCGAATGATCGCTTCCCAGAGACTCTTCATGCGGAACGGTTGCGAAAAGCCGTCGGTGTGGTCACGGGAAGATGGGGGCGCCTGACGCAAGGGGCCTCAGGTGCACACTCGATGCACATGAAGCCCCTGAAAGTACGCTTGCCCGCAAGCACTTACAACCCTGTCACTACGGCACTTGCCACTCGAATACCCCGTTGAGGACCACACCGTCACGGGTGTACGAGCGCGAGCCATCGGCGAGCGTCGCACGGAGGCGCACCGTGCTCCCCGCAGGGACTCCACGCACCGGGACCAGCTCGGTGCTGCCAGCGGCGACCGACCTGAGGGTGAGCTCCGTCCCGGCATACGTCACGTAGACGGTCACGGCCTGCGAGGCATTGTTCGTGACCTTCAGGGAGACTTCGACGGCGGCGGCCGGGGCGGTCTCGACCGTGACCTGCCGCGAGCACGCAGCCATCGAGAGCATTGCCACGAGGAGGAATCTGCGCATGAGCTTCCGGGGTATGAGGGTGATGACGCACGATCTTGTCGGCGGAGACCCTTGCGGGCGAAGGTGCTCCCACACGAGCGTTCGCGCAACTCTTCACGCCACACACGCGATGCCCGTACATCCCGTTCCGTCGAACCGAGGGGCGAAGGCGCCGTTCCAGGGCCGGTCGTTCCACCGGCTGGTCGCCGGAGCCTTCCCCCCCCTCGCCCTGCTCCTGGCCTCGACCGCGTGCCGACTTCCGGGCCAGGGACCTTCGATCCCCCCACTCCCCCGCGTGAGCGCCGAGGCCGCGGCCGCGCGCCGGGTCGACGTCGCGGAGCTGCAGGGGAGACTCGAGCGCGTCCTGCGGCAAGCGATGCGCGATTCGGCGTTCCCGGGGGCCATCGCCCTCGTGGGGAGCCACGACGGGATTCTGGCGCAGGCGAGCGTCGGGCACCTCGACGCTGCCGACCCCACGGTCCCGAACGAGCGGACGCTCTGGGACCTGGCCTCGCTCACCAAAGTGGTGGGGATGACGTCGGGAGTGATGCGCCTGGTGCAGGAGGGGAAGATCGACCTCGACGCCCCGGTGCAGCGCTACCTCCCCGAGTGGACCGGACGATGGAAGGACCAGGTGACGGTGCGGCACCTCCTGACGCACTCGTCGGGTCTCCCATCGTGGCGCCCCCTGTACAAGGAGGCCAACTCGGCGGCCGAGGCGATGCAGTTGGTGTTCGCGACCCCGCTCGACACGCTCCCCGGGGTGCGCATGGTCTACAGCGATCTCGGCGCGATCCTGCTGGGGCAGATCGTGACGCGGGTGAGCGGCACCTCGTTCGACGCGTACGTCACGCGAGAGGTCTTCCGCCCGCTCGGGATGCGTGAGACGCGCTGGCTTCCTCCCCGGTCGCTGGTGAAGCGGATCGCACCGACCGAGGTCGACCCTTGGCGCCAGCGCCACCTGCGCGGCGAGGTGCACGACGAGAATGCGTTCGCGCTCGGCGGGATCTCGGCACACGCGGGGCTCTTCTCCACGGCGGCCGATCTTTCGCGCCTCGCGCGCATGTACCTGGGGCACGGGCGCCTGGACGGGGTCCAGGTGCTGGATTCGGCGACCATCGAGCGGTTCACGGCGCGGCCGAACTCGTCGCTGTCTCACCGGGCGCTGGGATGGGAGAAGCCGAGCGGATCGAACTCGGCCGGGCACCGCATGTCTGCGGCCGCGTTCGGGCACACCGGCTTCACCGGGACGTCCTTCTGGGTCGATCCGGGGAACGACGTCTTCGTGATCCTGCTGACCAACCGGGTGAACCCGACCCGGCAGAACACGAAGATCGGTCAGGTCCGGGTCGCCGTGGCGGACGCGGTGCTCGGGACGCTGGAGGGGTGCGCCGAAGGAGCGACCGTTCTTGAATGCCCCGGGGGCGCACGTTAGATTCACGAGCAGTCCAGTCGCAATTTGCGATCCGTCGCAATGGAGGAAAACGTGAGCACCAATCTGGAACCGGAACTGCTGGTCACTGTCACCCCGGGCGCCATCGTCGAGGTGAAGCGCTTCATGGAGGCCGAAGGGGTGGCCGCGGAGGTCGGGGGCCTGCGCGTGTCGGTGCAGCCCGGCGGCTGCAGCGGCTTCAAGTACGGGCTGCTCATCGAGGACCAGCCCGCCGACGACGATTACATCCTGCCGCAGGATGGGTTCCGGATGTTCGTGGACCCGTTCTCGGCGCAGTACATCAACCAGGTCATCATCGATTATGTCTCGTCGATGCAGGGGTCCGGGTTTACATTCAAGAATCCCAACGCCACCGGCGGCTGCGGGTGCGGTAGCTCCTTCTCTGCCTAACGAACCATGACTCCAACGGCTCCAGGCGTGGTCACCACGCCGGGCGCCGCCGCGACGGACGAGGCCCGCGATTTGTTGTCGACGAATCGCGGGCCTTCGCATGTGCACGCCGGCGACGCCCACGCGCGTGAGCGCATTCCCACCATCGTCGTCGACGAGCACGAGGATATCGCCCGCCTCGTCGCCGCGCGCATCGCCGCCATCATGCGCGACCGGGCGGCCAGCGGGCGCGCGTGCGTCCTCGGGCTGGCGACCGGGTCGACCCCGATCGGCGTGTACCGTGAGCTCATCCGGATGCACCGCGAGGAGGGGCTCTCGTTCCGGCACGTGGTGACGTTCAACCTGGACGAGTACTACCCCATGCAGCCGGACAACGTGCATTCGTACGTCCGATACATGTGGGAGAACCTGTTCGCGCACATCGACATCGACCGGGCCAACGTCCACATCCCGCGGGGCGACATTCCGCGCGGCGAGGTGGAGGCACACGTGCGCGCCTACGAGGACGCGATCCGGGCCGCCGGCGGGATCGACTTCCAGATCCTCGGGATCGGGAAGACCGGGCACATCGGCTTCAACGAGCCCGGTTCGGGGGCCGAAAGCCGGACCCGCCTCGTGACGCTGGACATGATCACGCGCCGCGACGCGGCGGCCGATTTCTTCGGTGAGGAGAACGTCCCCCGCGAGGCGCTGACGATGGGGGTGGCGACGATCCTCGCGGCGCGCGAGATCGCGATCCTGGCCACCGGCGAGCACAAGTCGGCGATCGTGCGGCGCGCGGTGGAGGGGGAGATCGCCATCGACGTGGCGGCGACGTTCCTCCAGCGGCACCCGGCCACGACCTTCTTCGTGGATCGCGCCGCAGCGGCCGACCTGACGCGTATCGCGACGCCATGGCTCCTCGACGAGGTCACGTGGACGGAGCAGCTCACGATCCGCGCGGTGGTCTGGCTCTCGCTCAAGACCGAGAAGGCGATCCTCAAGCTCACGCAGCACGACTACGCCGAGCACCATCTATCGTCGCTCGTGGCCCGGTTCGGGAGCGCCGGCGAGGTGAACGGGCACGTCTTCAACGCGTTGGGCGCCAAGATCAAGGGACGCTCGAAGCTCCCGCAGGGCAAGCGCGTCATCTGCTTCTCGCCGCACCCGGACGATGACGTGATCTCGATGGGGGGAATCCTGCGCAAGCTCGTCCTCAACGAGAACGACATCACGGTGGCGTACATGACGAGCGGGAACATCGCCGTCTTCGACCACGACGTGCGCCGCTACGTGGACTTCCTGGTGCGACTGGCCCACGACCGTTCGCTCGACGTGGCGGCCATCGAGGCGATGCGCGATCGCGTGTACGGCTTCCTCGCCGCCAAGCACCCGGGCGACGTCGACACCGCCGAGGTCCAGGACATCAAGCGGATCATCCGCGAATCCGAGGCCATCTCGGGCATCGAGACCATGGGCCTGACGAGTGCGGCGGCGCGCTTCCTGAACCTTCCCTTCTACCAGACGGGGAAGGTGCGCAAGGACCCCATCGGCCCGGCCGATATCGCGATCGTGCGGGCGCTGATCGAGGAGAAGCGGCCGGACATGATCTTCGTTGCCGGCGACCTGTCCGATCCGCACGGGACGCACCGCATGTGCAAGGAGGCGATCGAGGCGGCGCTGCACGCGCTGCGCGGCACGACGACGCCCATCCCCGAAGTCTGGCTGTACCGCGGGGCGTGGCAGGAGTGGCCGATCACCCAGGCCACCTGGCTCGTCCCGATCTCGCAGGACGAGCTGAAGCTCAAGATCCAGGCGATCTTCAAGCACCAGTCGCAGAAGGACTCGGCGCCGTTCCCCGGCCAGGACGACCGCGAGTTCTGGCAGCGGGTGGAGGCCCGGAACAAGGACACCGCCGCGCTGCTCGACCGCCTCGGCCTGGCGGAGTACTTCGCCATGGAGGCGTATGTCGTCATGTAAGGGACGCGGCTGATGGGGAGCTTCACGCTACTCGACATCGCCGTCCTCGTGCTGTACATGGGCGGGACGACGGCGCTCGGGATCTGGCTGGGGCGGGGGCAGAAGAGCGCGCGCGACTACTTCGTCGCCTCGCGTGCCATTCCCTGGTGGGCGATCCTGTTCTCCGTCGTCGCGACCGAGACCAGCGCGCTGACCTTCATCTCGATCCCCGGGCTGGCGTACCTCGGCGACTTCTCGTTTCTCCAGGTGGTGCTCGGCTACATCGTCGGGCGCATCGTCGTGTCGTACGTCCTCCTCCCCCGCTATTTCCAGGGGGAGCTGGTGACCGCGTACGCGCTGCTGGAGCGCCGGTTCGGGCTCACGACGCGCCGATTCGCGTCCATCACCTTCATGGTGACGCGGGCCTTCGGCGACTCGGTGCGCGTCTTCGCGACGGCGATCCCCGTCGCGCTCATCCTCGGGCCGTCCGTCCCGGCCGAGTACGTGATGCCGCTCTCGATCCTCATCCTCGGGGCGTTCACC
The Gemmatimonadetes bacterium SCN 70-22 DNA segment above includes these coding regions:
- a CDS encoding glucosamine-6-phosphate deaminase, coding for MHAGDAHARERIPTIVVDEHEDIARLVAARIAAIMRDRAASGRACVLGLATGSTPIGVYRELIRMHREEGLSFRHVVTFNLDEYYPMQPDNVHSYVRYMWENLFAHIDIDRANVHIPRGDIPRGEVEAHVRAYEDAIRAAGGIDFQILGIGKTGHIGFNEPGSGAESRTRLVTLDMITRRDAAADFFGEENVPREALTMGVATILAAREIAILATGEHKSAIVRRAVEGEIAIDVAATFLQRHPATTFFVDRAAAADLTRIATPWLLDEVTWTEQLTIRAVVWLSLKTEKAILKLTQHDYAEHHLSSLVARFGSAGEVNGHVFNALGAKIKGRSKLPQGKRVICFSPHPDDDVISMGGILRKLVLNENDITVAYMTSGNIAVFDHDVRRYVDFLVRLAHDRSLDVAAIEAMRDRVYGFLAAKHPGDVDTAEVQDIKRIIRESEAISGIETMGLTSAAARFLNLPFYQTGKVRKDPIGPADIAIVRALIEEKRPDMIFVAGDLSDPHGTHRMCKEAIEAALHALRGTTTPIPEVWLYRGAWQEWPITQATWLVPISQDELKLKIQAIFKHQSQKDSAPFPGQDDREFWQRVEARNKDTAALLDRLGLAEYFAMEAYVVM